From Methanobrevibacter millerae, one genomic window encodes:
- a CDS encoding DUF4013 domain-containing protein has translation MTLEIIKEMWEYTTYNKLFLVLITVLFFLFCMFMEAFDEMKIPFALYLSMIPYIFISGYGMAITKDVLNGGKRLPKILIKDVVVLGIKSSFVFIVYISFQLLLFTFVSSLFGFPVVDVDDLVMDFFETVPLLFNHDFVATVIFLIIDFIVFYITMFFIEMGLARLADTGSIIEAFNLKRIKETIDVIGWGVYAKHYTVIILLLAFFSLMIDIDLPIFGLDYILKVFLGLLLFTTQYWGIGAVYRIFKKKQSDN, from the coding sequence ATGACATTGGAAATAATTAAAGAGATGTGGGAGTATACAACTTATAATAAGCTATTTCTTGTACTTATTACTGTTTTATTCTTCTTGTTTTGCATGTTTATGGAAGCTTTTGATGAAATGAAGATACCTTTTGCTCTTTATCTGTCAATGATACCCTATATTTTCATTTCAGGTTACGGGATGGCCATAACTAAGGATGTATTAAATGGCGGTAAGAGATTGCCTAAAATATTAATCAAAGATGTCGTTGTTTTGGGAATAAAATCATCTTTTGTTTTTATTGTGTATATCTCATTTCAACTGTTACTTTTTACTTTCGTATCTTCTCTATTCGGTTTTCCAGTAGTTGATGTAGATGATTTGGTGATGGATTTTTTTGAAACGGTGCCCCTGTTATTTAATCATGATTTTGTAGCTACGGTTATTTTTCTTATCATCGACTTTATAGTATTTTATATCACAATGTTTTTCATTGAAATGGGATTGGCTAGATTAGCCGATACAGGCAGTATTATAGAGGCTTTCAATTTAAAGAGAATTAAAGAAACCATTGATGTAATCGGGTGGGGAGTATATGCAAAACATTATACCGTAATTATACTTTTATTGGCCTTTTTCTCATTAATGATAGATATAGACCTTCCGATTTTTGGTTTGGATTATATTCTTAAAGTATTTTTAGGTTTGTTATTGTTCACCACTCAATACTGGGGTATAGGTGCCGTTT